A genomic segment from Chanos chanos chromosome 2, fChaCha1.1, whole genome shotgun sequence encodes:
- the dync1li2 gene encoding cytoplasmic dynein 1 light intermediate chain 2 isoform X3 has protein sequence MENNNEDEEGQNLWSSILSEVSTRSSSKLPSGKNILVFDQTRCNVWILDGDLYHKGLLKFAVSAETLKDSLAVFVVDMSRPWAIMESLQKWTSVLRDHVDKLKIPPEEMRELEQKMVKAFQEYVEPEDTTTASPQRRAPPVGGEDEGVLLPLGENVLTHNLGIPVLVVCTKCDAVSVLEKEHDYREEHFDFIQSHIRRFCLQYGAALIYTSVKEEKNLDLLYKYTVHKLYDFQFTTSALVVEKDAVFIPSGWDNEKKIAILHENFTTVRAEDPFEDFIVKPPVRKLVHDKEINAEDEQVFLMKQQSLLAKQPATPTRGTESPARTASGSPRPTGRTGPTNVASVSPMTAVKKPDPNMKGAAANEGVLANFFNSLLSKKTGSPGSPGTGAGGGAAVQSAAKKTGQKPVLTDVQAELDRMTRKPDSMVTANNTPATENEA, from the exons ATCAGACACGCTGTAATGTGTGGATCCTTGATGGAGACCTGTATCACAAAGGCCTGCTGAAGTTCGCCGTGTCGGCTGAGACGCTGAAGGACAGTCTGGCCGTttttgttgtggacatgtcaCGGCCATGGGCCATTATGGAGTCGCTGCAGAAGTGGACCAGCGTTTTGCGTGACCACGTGGACAAACTGAAGATCCCGccagaggagatgagggagCTAGAGCAGAAGA TGGTGAAAGCCTTCCAGGAGTATGTGGAACCAGAGGACACCACAACAGCCTCTCCCCAGAGACGAGCACCCCCAGTTGGGGGAGAAGATGAGGGTGTGCTTCTCCCCTTAGGAGAAAATGTCCTAACACACAACCTTGGCATTCCAGTGCTTGTAGTTTGTACAAAG tgtgacgCGGTCAGCGTCTTGGAGAAGGAACATGACTACAGAGAGGAGCATTTTGACTTCATACAGTCCCACATTCGACGATTTTGCTTACAGT ATGGTGCTGCTTTGATTTACACCTCTGTCAAAGAGGAGAAGAACCTGGACCTCCTCTACAAATACACTGTGCACAAACTATATGACTTCCAGTTCACCACATCTGCCTTAGTGGTGGAGAAGGATGCCGTGTTCAT TCCATCTGGATGggacaatgaaaagaaaatagcCATTTTGCATGAAAACTTCACAACGGTGAGAGCTGAGGATCCTTTTGAGGACTTCATCGTGAAGCCCCCTGTACGAAAG TTGGTACATGATAAAGAGATAAACGCAGAAGACGAGCAGGTCTTCCTCATGAAGCAGCAG TCCTTGTTGGCCAAGCAGCCAGCCACACCAACAAGAGGAACA GAGTCTCCTGCACGGACCGCATCTGGTTCCCCACGGCCAACAGGCCGGACTGGCCCCACCAACGTGGCTAGTGTCTCACCCATGACTGCAGTGAAGAAACCAGACCCCAACATGAAGG gagcAGCAGCGAACGAGGGAGTGCTGGCAAACTTCTTCAACAGCCTATTGAGTAAAAAGACTGGCTCTCCAGGCAGCCCAGGCACGggggcaggaggaggagcagcagtACAAAGTGCCGCCAAGAAAACAG GGCAGAAGCCGGTTTTGACTGACGTCCAGGCGGAGTTGGACCGAATGACTCGCAAACCCGACTCCATGGTAACGGCCAACAACACCCCAGCAACGGAGAACGAGGCGTGA
- the dync1li2 gene encoding cytoplasmic dynein 1 light intermediate chain 2 isoform X2, translated as MENNNEDEEGQNLWSSILSEVSTRSSSKLPSGKNILVFGEDGSGKTTIMAKLQGAEHNKKGRGLEYLYLNVHDEDRDDQTRCNVWILDGDLYHKGLLKFAVSAETLKDSLAVFVVDMSRPWAIMESLQKWTSVLRDHVDKLKIPPEEMRELEQKMVKAFQEYVEPEDTTTASPQRRAPPVGGEDEGVLLPLGENVLTHNLGIPVLVVCTKCDAVSVLEKEHDYREEHFDFIQSHIRRFCLQYGAALIYTSVKEEKNLDLLYKYTVHKLYDFQFTTSALVVEKDAVFIPSGWDNEKKIAILHENFTTVRAEDPFEDFIVKPPVRKLVHDKEINAEDEQVFLMKQQSLLAKQPATPTRGTESPARTASGSPRPTGRTGPTNVASVSPMTAVKKPDPNMKGAAANEGVLANFFNSLLSKKTGSPGSPGTGAGGGAAVQSAAKKTEAGFD; from the exons GAGAGGATGGGTCAGGGAAGACAACGATTATGGCGAAGCTGCAAGGAGCAGAGcacaacaaaaaaggaagaggacTGGAGTATCTGTACCTGAATGTCCATGATGAAGACAGAGATG ATCAGACACGCTGTAATGTGTGGATCCTTGATGGAGACCTGTATCACAAAGGCCTGCTGAAGTTCGCCGTGTCGGCTGAGACGCTGAAGGACAGTCTGGCCGTttttgttgtggacatgtcaCGGCCATGGGCCATTATGGAGTCGCTGCAGAAGTGGACCAGCGTTTTGCGTGACCACGTGGACAAACTGAAGATCCCGccagaggagatgagggagCTAGAGCAGAAGA TGGTGAAAGCCTTCCAGGAGTATGTGGAACCAGAGGACACCACAACAGCCTCTCCCCAGAGACGAGCACCCCCAGTTGGGGGAGAAGATGAGGGTGTGCTTCTCCCCTTAGGAGAAAATGTCCTAACACACAACCTTGGCATTCCAGTGCTTGTAGTTTGTACAAAG tgtgacgCGGTCAGCGTCTTGGAGAAGGAACATGACTACAGAGAGGAGCATTTTGACTTCATACAGTCCCACATTCGACGATTTTGCTTACAGT ATGGTGCTGCTTTGATTTACACCTCTGTCAAAGAGGAGAAGAACCTGGACCTCCTCTACAAATACACTGTGCACAAACTATATGACTTCCAGTTCACCACATCTGCCTTAGTGGTGGAGAAGGATGCCGTGTTCAT TCCATCTGGATGggacaatgaaaagaaaatagcCATTTTGCATGAAAACTTCACAACGGTGAGAGCTGAGGATCCTTTTGAGGACTTCATCGTGAAGCCCCCTGTACGAAAG TTGGTACATGATAAAGAGATAAACGCAGAAGACGAGCAGGTCTTCCTCATGAAGCAGCAG TCCTTGTTGGCCAAGCAGCCAGCCACACCAACAAGAGGAACA GAGTCTCCTGCACGGACCGCATCTGGTTCCCCACGGCCAACAGGCCGGACTGGCCCCACCAACGTGGCTAGTGTCTCACCCATGACTGCAGTGAAGAAACCAGACCCCAACATGAAGG gagcAGCAGCGAACGAGGGAGTGCTGGCAAACTTCTTCAACAGCCTATTGAGTAAAAAGACTGGCTCTCCAGGCAGCCCAGGCACGggggcaggaggaggagcagcagtACAAAGTGCCGCCAAGAAAACAG AAGCCGGTTTTGACTGA
- the cklf gene encoding chemokine-like factor: METDLAFLKSMRGLLKLAEMATVFVAFVCFAIASRPPYIAATCMEFVVTLALLLLYVLKLNKTFTFFFWPLIDVFNSLLSAVFIGILSLVAVSTYTLKTTLAGALVGFVATALWCTDGIMLFRKITFNKPRTTTGQVNH; this comes from the exons ATGGAGACTGATTTAGCTTTTCTCAAATCCATGAGAGGTCTTCTCAAGCTGGCAGAAATG gCAACGGTTTTTGTGGCATTTGTATGTTTTGCCATAGCCTCCAGGCCCCCTTACATCGCTGCAACCTGCATGGAATTTGTGGTTACACTTGCCCTTTTACTGCTCTACGTGTTGAAGCTAAACAAGAcattcacttttttcttctgGCCTCTCATT GATGTGTTCAACTCCCTTCTTTCAGCAGTTTTCATAGGTATCCTCAGTCTGGTGGCAGtatccacatacacactgaagACCACACTAGCAGGGGCG CTCGTGGGCTTTGTGGCAACAGCCCTGTGGTGCACAGATGGTATTATGCTCTTCAGGAAAATTACCTTCAATAAGCCGAGAACAACAACAGGACAAGTTAATCAttga
- the cmtm4 gene encoding CKLF-like MARVEL transmembrane domain-containing protein 4: protein MRNTEETEGFDGEASNTSMISGASSPYQPTTEPVHSRNVLGGIRCDMEYLKSHFGILKAVEVALALIAFICIETITNCSPCGAIYLFEFVSCSALIVTGVLLLIFSLNLHTKVPHVNWSLTDLINTAVSTLFFFVASVVLAAINHKTGSEIAALIFGFLVMCVYGVNAFLALRRWRMGDAHSGPLQTNEYIRARTASRGEVEARPELQ, encoded by the exons ATGAGGAATACCGAGGAGACGGAAGGATTTGATGGCGAGGCCTCCAATACTTCAATGATATCAGGGGCGAGTAGCCCATATCAGCCGACCACCGAGCCTGTACATTCTAGAAACGTTCTTGGGGGCATCAGGTGTGACATGGAGTATCTCAAATCCCACTTCGGGATATTAAAAGCAGTCGAAGTG GCTCTTGCTCTTATTGCCTTCATCTGTATTGAAACCATCACAAACTGCTCGCCGTGTGGTGCCATCTACCTCTTTGAGTTTGTCAGCTGCAGTGCCCTCATCGTCACTGGTGTCCTGCTTCTCATCTTTAGCTTGAACTTGCACACCAAAGTGCCGCACGTCAACTGGAGCCTGACG GACCTGATCAACACTGCCGTTAGCACATTGTTCTTCTTTGTGGCGTCTGTGGTCCTGGCTGCAATCAATCACAAAACTGGATCAGAGATAGCAGCATTG atctttGGCTTCTTGGTAATGTGCGTGTATGGTGTGAATGCGTTCCTGGCATTGCGTCGCTGGCGTATGGGAGATGCTCACTCAGGACCTCTTCAGACCAACGAGTACATCCGTGCCCGCACCGCCTCGCGCGGCGAAGTCGAGGCTCGTCCTGAGCTGCAGTGA
- the cmtm3 gene encoding CKLF-like MARVEL transmembrane domain-containing protein 3 translates to MGDIEAPDSDGSRQSAFFSILPSKEFVCSRKGKLLIGEVVLSFISFICFVASAAAAFVTAPLIEFLAALFLLFAYSTKFNERFKGFHWPLMDFLRCVSASIIFFIISIISVSKYPDGASKAAGMFGFIATIVFALDFYFIFNELADFLKGGGESNEEPSNTQDDDSDSDSD, encoded by the exons ATGGGGGACATCGAGGCTCCTGATTCGGATGGATCTCGGCAGTCagcatttttttccattctccCAAGCAAAGAATTCGTCTGTTCTAGAAAAGGAAAACTTCTAATCGGTGAAGTG gTGCTGTCCTTCATCAGCTTTATATGTTTTGTTGCGTCTGCGGCAGCTGCTTTCGTCACAGCGCCTCTCATTGAGTTCCTGGCAGCATTGTTTCTTCTCTTCGCATATTCCACCAAGTTTAACGAACGATTCAAGGGCTTCCATTGGCCTCTCATG GATTTTTTGCGTTGTGTTAGTGCCtccatcatttttttcatcatctccATAATCTCAGTGTCCAAATATCCCGATGGGGCGTCTAAAGCGGCAGGG ATGTTTGGCTTTATTGCCACCATTGTTTTTGCGTTAGATTTCTATTTCATCTTTAATGAGCTGGCTGACTTCctcaaaggaggaggagaatcaAATGAGGAGCCATCAAACACACAAG ATGACGACTCAGATTCAGACTCTGATTGA